The following proteins come from a genomic window of Sorghum bicolor cultivar BTx623 chromosome 3, Sorghum_bicolor_NCBIv3, whole genome shotgun sequence:
- the LOC8078622 gene encoding zinc finger CCCH domain-containing protein 7, whose product MEDALAPPSVAPTPSALAAAAVFTRRRSHLDSASFRTLSRLFSHCLHINQSPCGIAPPEPEPVAADPVGGDSDDSPERPNGADCDRLKDVEIEAADAGGLSLYGAVYQPAAANPTLDLGESEALKHEGADAVLVVESTSGMTRAEVEESAALVVESTSCKTSAEVEESAVVAGLVAVEDLSLKSVESLLGTKVDESVEVAVGDDEGRLLLEAMMTDFTGLIDDVDAGVISAQSCAVSAGDLQNSKASEESKQLDGGIEEGEPLRNCDHEQNGGGGFEEGEIEGEFQDFGSEESVDSEHGDEDGEDEKLEGNSISRGSGPDKTCDHGTQFGNLHSTPEIGNDDLILNRDAIVRGDAQIPVTRAQAVTYDDVVDWNENPLPDNEAPNPGKKRKRTQTEQRKAKKTKNKRINRALQQIADGVRRPKLTRVIKPKKPCYFYDHGKCQQGNNCKYSHDFTPSTKSKPCTHFACGSCLKGEGCPYDHELSKYECHNYKNNGMCARGDKCKFSHVMRTTEGTPTQDAKTSDVSLAYEKTNLREHTRSQKNTTVHNGAPSSSILRNLTGVSSKSQNVSNRIPKGVQFRPFGKGQSNLSSLHLDALSMEKQRNANGTQHNLGGHEAERQKIVKQNYQKPNLLLEDKNSSKEATRHPCSDLKKTTLPVDSIATPGSIHTQHEVSEASRILQEFLFGAGS is encoded by the exons ATGGAGGATGCCCTCGCGCCGCCGTCTGTGGCGCCGACCCCCTCCGCCCTCGCTGCCGCTGCCGTCTTCACTCGCCGGCGGTCACACCTCGACAGCGCCTCCTTCCGCACGCTCTCCCGCCTCTTCTCCCACTGCCTCCACATCAACCAGTCGCCCTGCGGCATAGCGCCGCCCGAGCCCGAGCCCGTCGCCGCGGACCCTGTCGGTGGGGACTCCGACGATTCCCCAGAAAGACCTAATGGCGCCGATTGTGATCGGCTGAAGGATGTGGAAATCGAGGCGGCGGATGCGGGAGGCCTTTCGCTCTACGGGGCCGTCTATCAACCGGCCGCGGCGAACCCTACCCTCGACCTGGGTGAGTCTGAGGCGCTGAAGCACGAGGGTGCGGACGCGGTACTTGTCGTAGAAAGCACCTCGGGTATGACCAGAGCCGAGGTGGAAGAATCAGCAGCACTTGTCGTAGAAAGCACCTCGTGTAAGACCAgcgctgaggtggaggagtcaGCAGTTGTAGCTGGACTGGTGGCGGTGGAGGACTTATCTTTGAAGTCGGTGGAGTCTCTCTTGGGGACGAAAGTCGATGAATCGGTAGAGGTAGcagtgggtgatgatgaaggccGTCTTCTGCTTGAAGCGATGATGACAGACTTTACAGGGTTGATTGATGATGTTGATGCTGGAGTGATATCAGCACAGAGTTGTGCAGTTTCTGCAGGTGACCTGCAGAATAGCAAGGCATCTGAGGAGTCGAAACAGTTGGATGGTGGGATTGAAGAGGGAGAACCACTTAGAAACTGTGATCATGAGCAGAACGGTGGTGGTGGTTTCGAGGAAGGAGAGATTGAGGGCGAGTTTCAGGATTTTGGTTCAGAAGAATCTGTAGATTCCGAGCATGGAGATGAAGATGGTGAAGATGAGAAATTGGAAGGCAATTCCATCAGTAGAGGCTCAGGGCCAGATAAAACTTGTGATCATGGCACACAGTTTGGGAATTTGCACTCAACACCTGAAATCGGAAATGATGATCTTATACTGAATAGGGATGCTATTGTCAGAGGTGATGCACAAATACCTGTTACCAGGGCTCAAGCTGTCACTTATGATGATGTTGTGGATTGGAATGAGAATCCGCTGCCTGACAATGAG GCTCCCAACCCTGGGAAGAAGAGAAAACGCACTCAGACAGAACAGAGGAAGGCCAAAAAGACG AAAAATAAAAGAATCAACCGGGCACTGCAACAGATAGCTGATGGAGTTAGAAGACCAAAACTTACTCGTGTTATAAAGCCAAAAAAACCTTGCTACTTCTATGACCATGGGAAGTGCCAGCAG GGCAATAATTGCAAGTATTCCCATGATTTTACACCTTCAACAAAATCTAAG CCCTGCACACATTTTGCATGTGGTTCTTGTTTGAAAGGAGAAGGGTGTCCATATGACCATGAGTTGTCAAAGTACGAATGCCATAACTATAAAAACAATGGCATGTGTGCCAGAGGTGATAAATGCAAATTCTCTCATGTG ATGCGAACTACAGAAGGTACTCCCACACAAGATGCAAAGACTTCTGATGTTTCACTGGCATATGAGAAAACAAACCTCAGGGAGCATACAAGAAGCCAGAAGAACACAACAGTTCACAATGGTGCTCCTAGTAGTTCTATCCTTAGAAACCTCACTGGTGTCTCCAGCAAATCTCAGAATGTTTCTAATCGTATTCCAAAGGGCGTGCAGTTTCGTCCCTTTGGTAAAGGTCAATCGAATTTGAGCAGCCTGCACCTGGATGCTTTGTCCATGGAGAAGCAAAGGAATGCAAATGGTACTCAGCATAACCTCGGAGGACATGAAGCAGAAAGGCAAAAAATTGTGAAGCAAAATTACCAGAAACCTAATCTACTGCTAGAAGATAAGAATTCATCGAAAGAAGCTACTAGGCATCCATGTTCAGACCTGAAAAAAACTACTTTACCTGTTGATTCTATTGCAACACCTGGATCAATACATACTCAGCATGAAGTCTCAGAGGCTTCTAGGATTTTGCAGGAGTTCTTGTTTGGTGCTGGCAGTTAG